The Thermodesulfobacteriota bacterium DNA window TCCCACTCGTCCCGCAGGGTCTCCGCATTTTTAACCAGCAGGTTCATGTAAACCGCCTCCAGGTCGATCATCTCCCCATCCTTTTTCCGCAGCCACTCGGCCAGCCAGGCAAACCGCATGGCCGTCACCCACTCGGGCAAAAATCGCCAGCCGTGGTCACTGATGACCGCCGCTTGCTTGAGCGAATGAATAAAAGCCGTTGCCAGACCGCCGGTCAGGCCCGAGGGATGCTCCATGCCGACGCAGCCCACCAGGTTGGCGGCGTCGTAGATATCCGGTTTGAAACCGCAGAATTCCCAGTCGATCACCGCCGTGATATCGCTGTTTTGCCAGATGACGTTCAAAGGATGAAAGTCTCCGTGGCAGAAGGTCGTCGGCAGCGCGTCATGAGCGTCAAAAAAAGACCGGCGGAGAAAGTCGAAAACAGGAGCAAACCATTCCGCTGCCGCCGGATCATATCGTTTCATGTCCTGCTCAAGCTTCAGGACGTAGCGTTTTAATGAGAAAACGGGCAGATCTGGGGCCGGGAGAAGTTCCCGGCCGCAACGGTAAAGGTCTTCG harbors:
- a CDS encoding aminoglycoside phosphotransferase family protein, whose product is MIPFPIIKTIVRQWGLSCKKIRPDLPLEGSPERSLWRAAFEDEAGGLFVLEQIVPSLKKNKERISRTLDGLYRCGFTVVVPSLKILTGAPLGFYDGFWWQVTPYVTGIPLARPGYIHDSERGTSLARVLEDLYRCGRELLPAPDLPVFSLKRYVLKLEQDMKRYDPAAAEWFAPVFDFLRRSFFDAHDALPTTFCHGDFHPLNVIWQNSDITAVIDWEFCGFKPDIYDAANLVGCVGMEHPSGLTGGLATAFIHSLKQAAVISDHGWRFLPEWVTAMRFAWLAEWLRKKDGEMIDLEAVYMNLLVKNAETLRDEWDSL